A DNA window from Brassica napus cultivar Da-Ae chromosome C1, Da-Ae, whole genome shotgun sequence contains the following coding sequences:
- the LOC106377439 gene encoding transcription repressor MYB5, with product MTSSGGKKQVVKKMIPCCMKMGMKRGPWTAEEDEILVSFIKKEGEGRWRSLPKRAGLLRCGKSCRLRWMNYLRPSVKRGGITPDEEDLILRLHRLLGNRWSLIAGRIPGRTDNEIKNYWNTHLRKKLLSEGIDPRTHKPLDANNAHHKPGEEVSGGQNLLEPNSSSHTDDTTVNSGNEATKITFSVFGGEDNEDFGFCYDDKFSSFLNALINDDPFDSNIPLSQPLRTQDCTGAIAGTSSSLEHGQRLEDI from the exons ATGACGTCATCCGGAGGAAAGAAGCAGGTCGTGAAGAAGATGATCCCGTGCTGCATGAAGATGGGGATGAAGAGAGGACCATGGACGGCGGAGGAGGATGAGATTCTTGTTAGCTTCATCAAGAAAGAAGGCGAAGGAAGGTGGAGATCGCTTCCCAAGAGAGCTGGTTTACTCCGATGTGGAAAGAGCTGCCGCCTACGGTGGATGAACTATCTCCGGCCGTCTGTAAAACGCGGCGGTATCACTCCCGACGAGGAAGATCTCATCCTCCGCCTTCATCGCCTCCTTGGCAACCG GTGGTCACTGATCGCGGGAAGGATACCGGGAAGGACTGATAATGAGATTAAGAACTATTGGAACACTCATCTTCGTAAGAAACTCTTAAGTGAAGGCATTGATCCTCGAACCCACAAGCCTCTTGATGCAAACAATGCTCATCATAAACCCGGAGAAGAAGTTTCCGGTGGACAGAATCTTCTAGAGCCTAATTCTAGTTCTCACACTGATGACACCACCGTTAATAGCGGAAATGAAGCTACCAAGATCACTTTCAGTGTCTTTGGTGGTGAAGACAACGAAGACTTTGGTTTCTGTTACGATGATAAGTTTTCTTCGTTTCTAAATGCGCTTATCAATGATGATCCTTTTGATAGTAATATTCCATTGTCCCAGCCGTTACGGACGCAAGATTGTACTGGTGCGATTGCTGGAACGTCGTCTAGCTTAGAACATGGCCAGAGATTAGAAGATATATGA
- the LOC106377438 gene encoding MAP3K epsilon protein kinase 1 isoform X2 produces MTSSPFNKSKSPDNKYMLGDEIGKGAYARVYKGLDLKNGDFVAIKQVSLENVVQDDDLNTIMQEIDLLKNLNHKNIVKYLGSWKTKTHLHIILEYVENGSLANNVKPNKFGPFPESLVAVYIAQVLEGLVYLHEQGVIHRDIKGANILTTKEGLVKLADFGVATKLNESEFDTNSVVGSPYWMAPEVIELIGVCAASDIWSVGCTVIELLTCVPPYFDMQPSAALYRIVQDDSPPIPDSLSPDITDFLRQCFKKDSRQRPDAKTLLSHPWIRNSRRALQSSLRNSEAIKYMKEAAASSEKDDEGSQNVTESLSAEKVGMSKTKASEHYEAPGNPETEASIQVDQPSHSLVQKDEDHMLRKAVETPSRVGGNELSGFSNTPGNEASTSMPPSHAIKGYSPVADGGKNDGGDPFLLMMGVLKDDVVGIDGLVFNENVPAENLYPLQAVEFSRLVSFLRPDESEDAIVSSSEKLVVIFRQRPVQKAVFVTQHGFLPLMDLLDAPKSPVIYAVLQLINETVKDNTEFKENACLVGLIPVVMNFAGSGPERDDHSQEIRMEAAYFLQQLCQSSSTLQMFIACGGIPVLVGFIEADYAKHREMVHLAIDGMWQVFKLKKSTPINDFCRIAAKSGILPRLINTLVSLNEATRLASTSGGPLSVDGQAPQAHSGQLGQLESSLSVIDQPDVLTTSHGCGEEPSHDPSTSDSQRTDIHQPDGDRPRLSSVAALATEKARPGSTTSICSLAHMVSGDVASEYLEKVADLLLVFARADTTVKSHMCSQSLLILLFQMFNRVESPILLKILECINHLSTDPDCLETLQRANAIKHLIPNLDLKEGNLVYQIHHEVLSALFNLCKINKRRQEQAAEHGIIPHLMHFIMSASSLKQYALPLLCDMAHASHYSREQLRAHGGLDVYMSLLDDESWSVIALDSLAVCLAHDNDSNHKVEQALLKKDAVQKLVRFFKSCPERHFVHILEPFLKIITKSYRINKTLAVNGLTSLLVSRLDHQDAIVRLNLLKLIKAVYEHHPKPKQLIVENDLPQKLQNLIGERRAGQSSGGQVLVKQMATSLLKALYINTVL; encoded by the exons ATGACGTCATCTCCGTTCAACAAATCAAAGTCTCCCGACAACAAATAC ATGCTTGGAGATGAAATTGGTAAAGGAGCTTATGCTCGAGTGTATAAAGGATTAGACTTGAAGAATGGAGACTTTGTTGCCATTAAACAAGTCTCGTTGGAGAATGTTGTTCAAGATGATGATCTCAACACTATTATG CAAGAAATTGATCTCTTGAAG AATTTGAACCATAAAAACATTGTCAAGTATCTTGGGTCATGGAAGACAAAGACTCACCTTCACATCATTCTTGA GTATGTTGAGAATGGCTCTCTTGCAAACAATGTTAAACCAAATAAATTTGGACCTTTCCCAGAATCATTGGTGGCTGTTTACATTGCTCAG GTCTTGGAAGGTTTAGTATATCTACATGAGCAAGGTGTCATACACCGTGATATCAAGGGTGCAAATATTTTGACCACAAAGGAG GGTCTTGTTAAGCTTGCTGACTTTGGAGTTGCCACTAAACTAAACGAGTCTGAGTTTGACACTAACTCAGTGGTTGGATCTCCTTACTGGATGGCTCCTGAG GTTATTGAATTGATCGGAGTTTGTGCTGCTTCTGACATTTGGAGCGTTGGATGCACTGTTATTGAACTTCTTACTTGTGTACCTCCTTACTTTGATATGCAACCCAGTGCAGCTCTCTATCGTATTGTTCAG GATGATAGCCCTCCTATTCCTGATAGTCTTTCTCCAGATATTACAGACTTCCTACGACAGTGCTTCAAGAAG GATTCAAGGCAGAGGCCTGATGCAAAAACATTGCTCTCTCACCCTTGGATAAGGAACTCTAGACGGGCATTGCAGTCCTCACTTAGGAATAGTGAAGCTATCAA ATATATGAAAGAAGCAGCTGCAAGTTCAGAGAAAGATGATGAAGGAAGTCAAAATGTAACTGAAAGCCTTTCAGCAGAAAAAGTTGGGATGTCAAAAACT AAGGCATCTGAACATTATGAAGCACCTGGAAATCCTGAAACCGAAGCTTCCATCCAGGTGGACCAGCCATCACATAGTCTTGTCCAAAAAGATGAAGACCACATGCTTAGAAAG GCTGTGGAAACTCCATCTAGAGTTGGTGGGAATGAACTGAGTGGATTTAGTAATACTCCTGGGAATGAAGCCTCAACATCAATGCCTCCATCACATGCCATCAAGGGTTATTCTCCTGTCGCAGATGGTGGAAAGAATGATGGTGGTGACCCTTTCCTTTTAATGATGGGTGTCTTGAAAGATGATGTTGTTGGCATTGATGGTTTG GTATTTAATGAAAATGTACCCGCAGAAAATCTTTACCCTTTGCAG gcaGTGGAGTTCAGCAGATTGGTGAGCTTCTTAAGGCCAGATGAATCAGAAGATGCAATAGTATCTTCCTCTGAGAAACTTGTTGTCATTTTTCGTCAGAGACCTGTACAAAAGGCAGTATTTGTGACACAGCACGGTTTCCTCCCTCTGATGGATCTACTCGATGCTCCTAAATCTCCA GTAATATATGCGGTGCTGCAGCTAATAAATGAGACTGTTAAAGATAACACTGAGTTCAAGGAAAATGCTTGTCTTGTTGGTCTT ATTCCTGTGGTAATGAATTTTGCTGGTTCCGGTCCTGAGAGGGATGATCATTCTCAAGAAATTCGCATGGAAGCAGCTTACTTCTTGCAGCAGCTTTGTCAATCTAG CTCAACGTTGCAAATGTTCATAGCCTGTGGTGGAATACCAGTTTTGGTGGGATTTATTGAAGCAGATTATGCCAAACACAG ggAGATGGTTCACTTAGCTATTGATGGGATGTGGCAAGTATTCAAACTCAAAAAGTCCACCCCCATAAATGACTTCTGCCGAATAGCTGCAAAGAGTGGAATTCTTCCTAGGCTGATCAACACTCTTGTTAGCTTGAATGAAGCAACCCGGCTTGCTTCTACATCAGGGGGTCCACTGAGTGTAGATGGTCAAGCTCCACAAGCACACTCTGGTCAACTTGGCCAGCTTGAGTCTTCACTCAGTGTGATTGATCAGCCTGATGTGTTGACAACAAGTCATGGTTGTGGTGAAGAGCCTTCTCATGATCCTTCAACTTCAGATTCTCAAAGAACAGATATCCATCAACCAGATGGTGATAGGCCTAGATTGAGCAGTGTTGCAGCACTTGCCACAGAAAAAGCTAGACCTGGAAGTACCACATCAATTTGTTCACTTGCCCATATGGTCTCTGGAGATGTTGCAAGTGAATACTTGGAGAAAGTAGCTGATCTGCTTCTTGTATTTGCTCGAGCTGATACAACAGTCAAATCACACATGTGCAGCCAAAGCTTACTCATACTACTTTTCCAGATGTTCAACCGTGTAGAATCTCCTATTCTGTTAAAG ATACTGGAGTGCATCAATCATTTATCCACTGATCCAGACTGCTTAGAGACTCTTCAGCGTGCAAATGCAATCAAACATTTGATCCCTAACCTTGACCTTAAGGAAGGGAATCTTGTTTATCAGATCCATCACGAG GTGCTAAGTGCCTTATTCAACCTGTGCAAGATCAACAAGAGGAGGCAAGAACAAGCAGCTGAACACGGAATCATACCGCACCTGATGCATTTCATCATGTCAGCCTCTTCTCTAAAACAATATGCACTGCCACTCCTATGTGACATGGCACATGCATCTCATTACTCAAGAGAGCAGTTGAGAGCTCACGGCGGTCTTGACGTGTACATGAGTTTGCTCGATGATGAGTCTTGGTCTGTAATAGCGTTGGATTCGCTTGCTGTTTGCTTGGCGCATGACAATGACAGCAACCACAAGGTGGAGCAGGCGTTGCTCAAGAAGGATGCGGTTCAGAAGTTAGTTAGGTTCTTCAAGAGCTGTCCTGAGAGACACTTTGTGCACATATTGGAACCGTTCTTGAAGATTATAAC GAAATCGTATAGGATCAACAAGACACTAGCTGTGAATGGATTGACTTCGTTGCTTGTTTCAAGGCTAGACCACCAAGATGCGATTGTTAGACTTAATCTCCTGAAACTCATCAAG GCTGTGTACGAGCACCATCCAAAGCCAAAGCAACTGATAGTAGAGAATGACCTGCCTCAAAAGCTGCAGAATCTGATAGGAGAACGACGTGCTGGACAAAGTTCAGGAGGGCAAGTTCTGGTGAAGCAGATGGCAACCTCTCTGCTTAAAGCACTATACATCAACACAGTCTTGTGA
- the LOC106377438 gene encoding MAP3K epsilon protein kinase 1 isoform X1, with product MTSSPFNKSKSPDNKYMLGDEIGKGAYARVYKGLDLKNGDFVAIKQVSLENVVQDDDLNTIMQEIDLLKNLNHKNIVKYLGSWKTKTHLHIILEYVENGSLANNVKPNKFGPFPESLVAVYIAQVLEGLVYLHEQGVIHRDIKGANILTTKEGLVKLADFGVATKLNESEFDTNSVVGSPYWMAPEVIELIGVCAASDIWSVGCTVIELLTCVPPYFDMQPSAALYRIVQDDSPPIPDSLSPDITDFLRQCFKKDSRQRPDAKTLLSHPWIRNSRRALQSSLRNSEAIKYMKEAAASSEKDDEGSQNVTESLSAEKVGMSKTQKASEHYEAPGNPETEASIQVDQPSHSLVQKDEDHMLRKAVETPSRVGGNELSGFSNTPGNEASTSMPPSHAIKGYSPVADGGKNDGGDPFLLMMGVLKDDVVGIDGLVFNENVPAENLYPLQAVEFSRLVSFLRPDESEDAIVSSSEKLVVIFRQRPVQKAVFVTQHGFLPLMDLLDAPKSPVIYAVLQLINETVKDNTEFKENACLVGLIPVVMNFAGSGPERDDHSQEIRMEAAYFLQQLCQSSSTLQMFIACGGIPVLVGFIEADYAKHREMVHLAIDGMWQVFKLKKSTPINDFCRIAAKSGILPRLINTLVSLNEATRLASTSGGPLSVDGQAPQAHSGQLGQLESSLSVIDQPDVLTTSHGCGEEPSHDPSTSDSQRTDIHQPDGDRPRLSSVAALATEKARPGSTTSICSLAHMVSGDVASEYLEKVADLLLVFARADTTVKSHMCSQSLLILLFQMFNRVESPILLKILECINHLSTDPDCLETLQRANAIKHLIPNLDLKEGNLVYQIHHEVLSALFNLCKINKRRQEQAAEHGIIPHLMHFIMSASSLKQYALPLLCDMAHASHYSREQLRAHGGLDVYMSLLDDESWSVIALDSLAVCLAHDNDSNHKVEQALLKKDAVQKLVRFFKSCPERHFVHILEPFLKIITKSYRINKTLAVNGLTSLLVSRLDHQDAIVRLNLLKLIKAVYEHHPKPKQLIVENDLPQKLQNLIGERRAGQSSGGQVLVKQMATSLLKALYINTVL from the exons ATGACGTCATCTCCGTTCAACAAATCAAAGTCTCCCGACAACAAATAC ATGCTTGGAGATGAAATTGGTAAAGGAGCTTATGCTCGAGTGTATAAAGGATTAGACTTGAAGAATGGAGACTTTGTTGCCATTAAACAAGTCTCGTTGGAGAATGTTGTTCAAGATGATGATCTCAACACTATTATG CAAGAAATTGATCTCTTGAAG AATTTGAACCATAAAAACATTGTCAAGTATCTTGGGTCATGGAAGACAAAGACTCACCTTCACATCATTCTTGA GTATGTTGAGAATGGCTCTCTTGCAAACAATGTTAAACCAAATAAATTTGGACCTTTCCCAGAATCATTGGTGGCTGTTTACATTGCTCAG GTCTTGGAAGGTTTAGTATATCTACATGAGCAAGGTGTCATACACCGTGATATCAAGGGTGCAAATATTTTGACCACAAAGGAG GGTCTTGTTAAGCTTGCTGACTTTGGAGTTGCCACTAAACTAAACGAGTCTGAGTTTGACACTAACTCAGTGGTTGGATCTCCTTACTGGATGGCTCCTGAG GTTATTGAATTGATCGGAGTTTGTGCTGCTTCTGACATTTGGAGCGTTGGATGCACTGTTATTGAACTTCTTACTTGTGTACCTCCTTACTTTGATATGCAACCCAGTGCAGCTCTCTATCGTATTGTTCAG GATGATAGCCCTCCTATTCCTGATAGTCTTTCTCCAGATATTACAGACTTCCTACGACAGTGCTTCAAGAAG GATTCAAGGCAGAGGCCTGATGCAAAAACATTGCTCTCTCACCCTTGGATAAGGAACTCTAGACGGGCATTGCAGTCCTCACTTAGGAATAGTGAAGCTATCAA ATATATGAAAGAAGCAGCTGCAAGTTCAGAGAAAGATGATGAAGGAAGTCAAAATGTAACTGAAAGCCTTTCAGCAGAAAAAGTTGGGATGTCAAAAACT CAGAAGGCATCTGAACATTATGAAGCACCTGGAAATCCTGAAACCGAAGCTTCCATCCAGGTGGACCAGCCATCACATAGTCTTGTCCAAAAAGATGAAGACCACATGCTTAGAAAG GCTGTGGAAACTCCATCTAGAGTTGGTGGGAATGAACTGAGTGGATTTAGTAATACTCCTGGGAATGAAGCCTCAACATCAATGCCTCCATCACATGCCATCAAGGGTTATTCTCCTGTCGCAGATGGTGGAAAGAATGATGGTGGTGACCCTTTCCTTTTAATGATGGGTGTCTTGAAAGATGATGTTGTTGGCATTGATGGTTTG GTATTTAATGAAAATGTACCCGCAGAAAATCTTTACCCTTTGCAG gcaGTGGAGTTCAGCAGATTGGTGAGCTTCTTAAGGCCAGATGAATCAGAAGATGCAATAGTATCTTCCTCTGAGAAACTTGTTGTCATTTTTCGTCAGAGACCTGTACAAAAGGCAGTATTTGTGACACAGCACGGTTTCCTCCCTCTGATGGATCTACTCGATGCTCCTAAATCTCCA GTAATATATGCGGTGCTGCAGCTAATAAATGAGACTGTTAAAGATAACACTGAGTTCAAGGAAAATGCTTGTCTTGTTGGTCTT ATTCCTGTGGTAATGAATTTTGCTGGTTCCGGTCCTGAGAGGGATGATCATTCTCAAGAAATTCGCATGGAAGCAGCTTACTTCTTGCAGCAGCTTTGTCAATCTAG CTCAACGTTGCAAATGTTCATAGCCTGTGGTGGAATACCAGTTTTGGTGGGATTTATTGAAGCAGATTATGCCAAACACAG ggAGATGGTTCACTTAGCTATTGATGGGATGTGGCAAGTATTCAAACTCAAAAAGTCCACCCCCATAAATGACTTCTGCCGAATAGCTGCAAAGAGTGGAATTCTTCCTAGGCTGATCAACACTCTTGTTAGCTTGAATGAAGCAACCCGGCTTGCTTCTACATCAGGGGGTCCACTGAGTGTAGATGGTCAAGCTCCACAAGCACACTCTGGTCAACTTGGCCAGCTTGAGTCTTCACTCAGTGTGATTGATCAGCCTGATGTGTTGACAACAAGTCATGGTTGTGGTGAAGAGCCTTCTCATGATCCTTCAACTTCAGATTCTCAAAGAACAGATATCCATCAACCAGATGGTGATAGGCCTAGATTGAGCAGTGTTGCAGCACTTGCCACAGAAAAAGCTAGACCTGGAAGTACCACATCAATTTGTTCACTTGCCCATATGGTCTCTGGAGATGTTGCAAGTGAATACTTGGAGAAAGTAGCTGATCTGCTTCTTGTATTTGCTCGAGCTGATACAACAGTCAAATCACACATGTGCAGCCAAAGCTTACTCATACTACTTTTCCAGATGTTCAACCGTGTAGAATCTCCTATTCTGTTAAAG ATACTGGAGTGCATCAATCATTTATCCACTGATCCAGACTGCTTAGAGACTCTTCAGCGTGCAAATGCAATCAAACATTTGATCCCTAACCTTGACCTTAAGGAAGGGAATCTTGTTTATCAGATCCATCACGAG GTGCTAAGTGCCTTATTCAACCTGTGCAAGATCAACAAGAGGAGGCAAGAACAAGCAGCTGAACACGGAATCATACCGCACCTGATGCATTTCATCATGTCAGCCTCTTCTCTAAAACAATATGCACTGCCACTCCTATGTGACATGGCACATGCATCTCATTACTCAAGAGAGCAGTTGAGAGCTCACGGCGGTCTTGACGTGTACATGAGTTTGCTCGATGATGAGTCTTGGTCTGTAATAGCGTTGGATTCGCTTGCTGTTTGCTTGGCGCATGACAATGACAGCAACCACAAGGTGGAGCAGGCGTTGCTCAAGAAGGATGCGGTTCAGAAGTTAGTTAGGTTCTTCAAGAGCTGTCCTGAGAGACACTTTGTGCACATATTGGAACCGTTCTTGAAGATTATAAC GAAATCGTATAGGATCAACAAGACACTAGCTGTGAATGGATTGACTTCGTTGCTTGTTTCAAGGCTAGACCACCAAGATGCGATTGTTAGACTTAATCTCCTGAAACTCATCAAG GCTGTGTACGAGCACCATCCAAAGCCAAAGCAACTGATAGTAGAGAATGACCTGCCTCAAAAGCTGCAGAATCTGATAGGAGAACGACGTGCTGGACAAAGTTCAGGAGGGCAAGTTCTGGTGAAGCAGATGGCAACCTCTCTGCTTAAAGCACTATACATCAACACAGTCTTGTGA
- the LOC106377438 gene encoding MAP3K epsilon protein kinase 1 isoform X3: protein MTSSPFNKSKSPDNKYMLGDEIGKGAYARVYKGLDLKNGDFVAIKQVSLENVVQDDDLNTIMQEIDLLKNLNHKNIVKYLGSWKTKTHLHIILEYVENGSLANNVKPNKFGPFPESLVAVYIAQVLEGLVYLHEQGVIHRDIKGANILTTKEGLVKLADFGVATKLNESEFDTNSVVGSPYWMAPEVIELIGVCAASDIWSVGCTVIELLTCVPPYFDMQPSAALYRIVQDDSPPIPDSLSPDITDFLRQCFKKDSRQRPDAKTLLSHPWIRNSRRALQSSLRNSEAIKYMKEAAASSEKDDEGSQNVTESLSAEKVGMSKTQKASEHYEAPGNPETEASIQVDQPSHSLVQKDEDHMLRKAVETPSRVGGNELSGFSNTPGNEASTSMPPSHAIKGYSPVADGGKNDGGDPFLLMMGVLKDDVVGIDGLVFNENVPAENLYPLQAVEFSRLRPVQKAVFVTQHGFLPLMDLLDAPKSPVIYAVLQLINETVKDNTEFKENACLVGLIPVVMNFAGSGPERDDHSQEIRMEAAYFLQQLCQSSSTLQMFIACGGIPVLVGFIEADYAKHREMVHLAIDGMWQVFKLKKSTPINDFCRIAAKSGILPRLINTLVSLNEATRLASTSGGPLSVDGQAPQAHSGQLGQLESSLSVIDQPDVLTTSHGCGEEPSHDPSTSDSQRTDIHQPDGDRPRLSSVAALATEKARPGSTTSICSLAHMVSGDVASEYLEKVADLLLVFARADTTVKSHMCSQSLLILLFQMFNRVESPILLKILECINHLSTDPDCLETLQRANAIKHLIPNLDLKEGNLVYQIHHEVLSALFNLCKINKRRQEQAAEHGIIPHLMHFIMSASSLKQYALPLLCDMAHASHYSREQLRAHGGLDVYMSLLDDESWSVIALDSLAVCLAHDNDSNHKVEQALLKKDAVQKLVRFFKSCPERHFVHILEPFLKIITKSYRINKTLAVNGLTSLLVSRLDHQDAIVRLNLLKLIKAVYEHHPKPKQLIVENDLPQKLQNLIGERRAGQSSGGQVLVKQMATSLLKALYINTVL, encoded by the exons ATGACGTCATCTCCGTTCAACAAATCAAAGTCTCCCGACAACAAATAC ATGCTTGGAGATGAAATTGGTAAAGGAGCTTATGCTCGAGTGTATAAAGGATTAGACTTGAAGAATGGAGACTTTGTTGCCATTAAACAAGTCTCGTTGGAGAATGTTGTTCAAGATGATGATCTCAACACTATTATG CAAGAAATTGATCTCTTGAAG AATTTGAACCATAAAAACATTGTCAAGTATCTTGGGTCATGGAAGACAAAGACTCACCTTCACATCATTCTTGA GTATGTTGAGAATGGCTCTCTTGCAAACAATGTTAAACCAAATAAATTTGGACCTTTCCCAGAATCATTGGTGGCTGTTTACATTGCTCAG GTCTTGGAAGGTTTAGTATATCTACATGAGCAAGGTGTCATACACCGTGATATCAAGGGTGCAAATATTTTGACCACAAAGGAG GGTCTTGTTAAGCTTGCTGACTTTGGAGTTGCCACTAAACTAAACGAGTCTGAGTTTGACACTAACTCAGTGGTTGGATCTCCTTACTGGATGGCTCCTGAG GTTATTGAATTGATCGGAGTTTGTGCTGCTTCTGACATTTGGAGCGTTGGATGCACTGTTATTGAACTTCTTACTTGTGTACCTCCTTACTTTGATATGCAACCCAGTGCAGCTCTCTATCGTATTGTTCAG GATGATAGCCCTCCTATTCCTGATAGTCTTTCTCCAGATATTACAGACTTCCTACGACAGTGCTTCAAGAAG GATTCAAGGCAGAGGCCTGATGCAAAAACATTGCTCTCTCACCCTTGGATAAGGAACTCTAGACGGGCATTGCAGTCCTCACTTAGGAATAGTGAAGCTATCAA ATATATGAAAGAAGCAGCTGCAAGTTCAGAGAAAGATGATGAAGGAAGTCAAAATGTAACTGAAAGCCTTTCAGCAGAAAAAGTTGGGATGTCAAAAACT CAGAAGGCATCTGAACATTATGAAGCACCTGGAAATCCTGAAACCGAAGCTTCCATCCAGGTGGACCAGCCATCACATAGTCTTGTCCAAAAAGATGAAGACCACATGCTTAGAAAG GCTGTGGAAACTCCATCTAGAGTTGGTGGGAATGAACTGAGTGGATTTAGTAATACTCCTGGGAATGAAGCCTCAACATCAATGCCTCCATCACATGCCATCAAGGGTTATTCTCCTGTCGCAGATGGTGGAAAGAATGATGGTGGTGACCCTTTCCTTTTAATGATGGGTGTCTTGAAAGATGATGTTGTTGGCATTGATGGTTTG GTATTTAATGAAAATGTACCCGCAGAAAATCTTTACCCTTTGCAG gcaGTGGAGTTCAGCAGATTG AGACCTGTACAAAAGGCAGTATTTGTGACACAGCACGGTTTCCTCCCTCTGATGGATCTACTCGATGCTCCTAAATCTCCA GTAATATATGCGGTGCTGCAGCTAATAAATGAGACTGTTAAAGATAACACTGAGTTCAAGGAAAATGCTTGTCTTGTTGGTCTT ATTCCTGTGGTAATGAATTTTGCTGGTTCCGGTCCTGAGAGGGATGATCATTCTCAAGAAATTCGCATGGAAGCAGCTTACTTCTTGCAGCAGCTTTGTCAATCTAG CTCAACGTTGCAAATGTTCATAGCCTGTGGTGGAATACCAGTTTTGGTGGGATTTATTGAAGCAGATTATGCCAAACACAG ggAGATGGTTCACTTAGCTATTGATGGGATGTGGCAAGTATTCAAACTCAAAAAGTCCACCCCCATAAATGACTTCTGCCGAATAGCTGCAAAGAGTGGAATTCTTCCTAGGCTGATCAACACTCTTGTTAGCTTGAATGAAGCAACCCGGCTTGCTTCTACATCAGGGGGTCCACTGAGTGTAGATGGTCAAGCTCCACAAGCACACTCTGGTCAACTTGGCCAGCTTGAGTCTTCACTCAGTGTGATTGATCAGCCTGATGTGTTGACAACAAGTCATGGTTGTGGTGAAGAGCCTTCTCATGATCCTTCAACTTCAGATTCTCAAAGAACAGATATCCATCAACCAGATGGTGATAGGCCTAGATTGAGCAGTGTTGCAGCACTTGCCACAGAAAAAGCTAGACCTGGAAGTACCACATCAATTTGTTCACTTGCCCATATGGTCTCTGGAGATGTTGCAAGTGAATACTTGGAGAAAGTAGCTGATCTGCTTCTTGTATTTGCTCGAGCTGATACAACAGTCAAATCACACATGTGCAGCCAAAGCTTACTCATACTACTTTTCCAGATGTTCAACCGTGTAGAATCTCCTATTCTGTTAAAG ATACTGGAGTGCATCAATCATTTATCCACTGATCCAGACTGCTTAGAGACTCTTCAGCGTGCAAATGCAATCAAACATTTGATCCCTAACCTTGACCTTAAGGAAGGGAATCTTGTTTATCAGATCCATCACGAG GTGCTAAGTGCCTTATTCAACCTGTGCAAGATCAACAAGAGGAGGCAAGAACAAGCAGCTGAACACGGAATCATACCGCACCTGATGCATTTCATCATGTCAGCCTCTTCTCTAAAACAATATGCACTGCCACTCCTATGTGACATGGCACATGCATCTCATTACTCAAGAGAGCAGTTGAGAGCTCACGGCGGTCTTGACGTGTACATGAGTTTGCTCGATGATGAGTCTTGGTCTGTAATAGCGTTGGATTCGCTTGCTGTTTGCTTGGCGCATGACAATGACAGCAACCACAAGGTGGAGCAGGCGTTGCTCAAGAAGGATGCGGTTCAGAAGTTAGTTAGGTTCTTCAAGAGCTGTCCTGAGAGACACTTTGTGCACATATTGGAACCGTTCTTGAAGATTATAAC GAAATCGTATAGGATCAACAAGACACTAGCTGTGAATGGATTGACTTCGTTGCTTGTTTCAAGGCTAGACCACCAAGATGCGATTGTTAGACTTAATCTCCTGAAACTCATCAAG GCTGTGTACGAGCACCATCCAAAGCCAAAGCAACTGATAGTAGAGAATGACCTGCCTCAAAAGCTGCAGAATCTGATAGGAGAACGACGTGCTGGACAAAGTTCAGGAGGGCAAGTTCTGGTGAAGCAGATGGCAACCTCTCTGCTTAAAGCACTATACATCAACACAGTCTTGTGA
- the LOC106375062 gene encoding arabinogalactan protein 12 translates to MESMKMKLMVVLTVAIVAFSAVGKVAAQTSESPAPSPTSDAAAMFVPALFASVAALASGFLF, encoded by the coding sequence ATGGAGTCAATGAAGATGAAGCTTATGGTGGTGTTGACGGTGGCTATTGTGGCTTTCTCAGCCGTAGGAAAGGTGGCGGCTCAGACATCAGAGTCTCCAGCTCCAAGTCCTACTTCCGATGCTGCAGCGATGTTCGTCCCAGCATTGTTTGCATCTGTTGCTGCTTTGGCATCTGGCTTTCTCTTCTAA